In Thermodesulfobacteriota bacterium, the following are encoded in one genomic region:
- a CDS encoding FAD-binding protein, translating to MGLEEKRERVKKPRGKVRLIENKCIACGARCQAECPADAIVMNDKGEPIISLDACIGCKRCIKVCPVDAIEHFYTEEELKIIEELKSRGLWKEEPEEKLDLKVKGLNEYRGVWVFVEQEFGCAATVSWELLGVGSKLAKDLDVELSAFILGHEIEHLAYEAFTYGAQKVYLIDNPVLKHYRTEPYLKATVYLIRKYKPEIVLMGATGLGRDLAGAVATELETGLTADCTGLTIDKETRLLEQTRPAFGGNIMATILTRNHRPQMASVRPHVMPMPPKNPNAKGEIIREEIALREEEIKVKVLEITREEAVQTIDISGAEILVSGGRGLQAAENFKLLEELAEVLGGTVSASRAAVDAGWVPYERQVGQTGKTVRPKIYIACGISGAIQHLVGMQDSQIIIAINRDRDAPIFEVAHYGIVGDLFQIVPILTRRLRELMNKKVCAVGE from the coding sequence ATGGGACTGGAAGAAAAAAGAGAAAGAGTAAAAAAACCAAGAGGAAAGGTAAGACTTATCGAGAATAAATGCATAGCTTGCGGAGCCAGATGCCAGGCCGAGTGCCCGGCCGATGCGATCGTAATGAATGACAAGGGCGAACCAATCATATCACTCGACGCATGTATAGGTTGCAAAAGGTGCATAAAAGTATGCCCGGTTGACGCAATAGAGCACTTTTACACTGAGGAAGAACTGAAGATCATAGAGGAATTAAAAAGTAGAGGGCTTTGGAAAGAGGAGCCGGAAGAAAAACTGGATCTAAAAGTCAAAGGGCTGAATGAGTATCGGGGGGTCTGGGTATTTGTGGAGCAGGAGTTCGGATGTGCCGCGACAGTAAGCTGGGAGCTTTTGGGTGTCGGATCAAAACTCGCAAAAGACCTTGATGTGGAGTTGAGCGCCTTTATTCTCGGACACGAAATAGAGCATCTTGCTTACGAGGCATTCACATACGGGGCACAGAAAGTTTATCTTATAGACAACCCTGTCCTAAAACACTATAGAACTGAACCTTACTTAAAAGCTACGGTCTACCTAATAAGGAAGTACAAACCAGAAATCGTACTTATGGGAGCTACGGGGTTGGGGCGTGATCTTGCGGGAGCGGTTGCGACCGAGCTCGAGACTGGTCTTACCGCAGACTGTACCGGCCTCACTATAGACAAAGAGACAAGGCTTTTGGAGCAGACCCGACCTGCATTTGGTGGGAATATTATGGCAACGATACTTACGCGGAACCATAGACCACAGATGGCATCAGTAAGACCGCATGTTATGCCTATGCCGCCAAAAAATCCAAACGCAAAGGGTGAGATTATAAGAGAAGAGATTGCCTTAAGGGAAGAAGAAATAAAGGTTAAAGTTTTGGAGATCACACGGGAGGAAGCAGTTCAAACCATAGATATATCTGGTGCGGAAATACTGGTTTCCGGTGGAAGAGGTCTACAAGCGGCTGAAAACTTCAAACTTCTCGAAGAACTAGCGGAGGTATTAGGTGGTACCGTATCGGCGTCAAGGGCGGCTGTGGATGCGGGATGGGTACCTTACGAAAGGCAGGTAGGGCAAACTGGAAAGACCGTAAGGCCTAAGATATACATAGCCTGTGGAATCTCAGGAGCCATTCAGCATCTCGTTGGTATGCAGGACTCTCAAATCATAATAGCCATAAATAGGGACAGAGATGCACCCATATTTGAGGTGGCCCATTACGGGATAGTAGGTGACCTCTTCCAGATAGTACCTATCCTTACGAGACGTCTTAGGGAACTTATGAATAAAAAAGTCTGTGCCGTAGGGGAATAG
- a CDS encoding electron transfer flavoprotein subunit beta/FixA family protein codes for MRTLNRIVVAVKQVPDTTQVRVDPNTGTLIREGVPFIMNPFDTHAVEEALRIKDAFGCKVIAISMGPPNAIYTLKRCLAMGVDEAILLSDIKFAGADTLATSLVLAEAIKKIMAEYGRVDLVICGKQTIDGDTAQVGPGIATRLRFSQLTLVDKILDIDLVQYTITVRRKLEGRKEIVRASLPALLTVVREINTPRYFTVLRALEAEEAEIPVWSNSVLNLPEDKIGLKGSPTNVKRIFAPERKRGEILGDGEADPEGAVELLLEKLIEKDILPL; via the coding sequence ATGAGAACACTAAATAGAATCGTAGTTGCAGTGAAACAGGTTCCTGACACAACGCAGGTTCGGGTCGATCCAAATACCGGAACCTTAATAAGAGAAGGCGTTCCTTTCATTATGAATCCTTTCGATACCCACGCTGTGGAAGAGGCCTTAAGGATTAAAGACGCCTTTGGCTGTAAAGTTATAGCCATATCTATGGGACCTCCCAATGCGATATACACACTGAAAAGATGTTTAGCGATGGGCGTGGATGAGGCTATACTTCTTTCTGACATAAAATTTGCGGGTGCAGATACCCTTGCCACAAGCCTTGTCCTCGCAGAAGCTATAAAGAAGATTATGGCTGAGTATGGGAGAGTCGATCTTGTAATATGTGGCAAACAAACGATAGATGGAGATACCGCTCAAGTCGGCCCAGGCATAGCGACAAGACTTAGGTTCTCTCAGCTAACACTTGTGGACAAAATACTTGACATTGATTTAGTTCAATACACGATCACGGTAAGAAGGAAGCTCGAAGGAAGAAAAGAGATAGTTAGAGCAAGTCTACCAGCACTCCTTACAGTAGTAAGAGAGATAAATACCCCGCGTTACTTTACGGTTTTAAGGGCTCTCGAGGCGGAAGAAGCAGAGATTCCAGTTTGGAGTAACTCAGTTCTTAATCTGCCGGAGGACAAAATAGGACTTAAAGGTTCCCCAACAAATGTAAAACGGATCTTTGCACCTGAGAGGAAAAGGGGAGAGATTCTAGGCGATGGAGAAGCCGATCCGGAAGGAGCGGTTGAGCTCTTGTTAGAAAAGCTTATCGAAAAAGACATTCTTCCTCTCTAG
- a CDS encoding GDP-mannose 4,6-dehydratase yields the protein MKILITGGCGFIGSHVVDFYIELGHDVAIVDNLSTGKIENKNPKARFYHVDITDDALKDVFEAENPDVVNHHAAQISVPYSVENPLFDAKVNIEGTIRLLELSRKYRIKKFIFASTGGAIYGETSVVPTDEDLTPDPRSPYAVSKLACERYILFYYYHYGLNFTILRYSNVYGPRQIPHGEAGVVAIFIEKLLRKERPVLYHYPEDEDGMVRDYVYVKDVAKANVLATFSGKNGIYNISTGTGTKTIKLYNQILEALTERGLEISKELKEPIRAFARPGDLKVSVLSPKKAKEELSWHPEHDLPLGLRKTLTWYLDGKD from the coding sequence ATGAAGATCCTTATTACGGGTGGATGCGGATTTATAGGTTCGCATGTAGTAGACTTCTACATTGAATTGGGCCACGATGTTGCAATCGTTGACAACCTCTCTACAGGAAAGATTGAAAACAAAAATCCCAAAGCCCGCTTCTACCACGTAGATATAACAGACGATGCGCTAAAAGACGTTTTTGAAGCAGAAAATCCTGATGTTGTTAATCATCATGCGGCTCAGATATCTGTTCCTTATTCAGTAGAAAATCCTTTATTCGATGCGAAAGTGAACATCGAAGGCACAATAAGGCTTTTGGAACTTTCAAGAAAGTACAGAATAAAAAAGTTCATATTCGCATCAACGGGTGGTGCCATATACGGGGAAACAAGCGTAGTTCCAACAGATGAGGACTTAACTCCTGATCCAAGATCGCCATATGCGGTGTCTAAACTTGCGTGCGAAAGATATATTCTCTTCTACTATTATCACTACGGCCTCAATTTCACCATTTTGAGATACAGTAACGTTTACGGGCCTAGACAGATCCCCCACGGAGAAGCAGGCGTTGTTGCGATATTCATCGAAAAGCTCCTTCGCAAAGAAAGGCCTGTTCTTTACCATTATCCCGAAGACGAAGACGGAATGGTAAGGGATTACGTATACGTTAAGGATGTGGCAAAAGCGAATGTACTTGCAACGTTTTCCGGAAAGAATGGGATCTACAACATAAGTACCGGCACTGGAACGAAAACGATTAAGCTCTACAACCAAATTCTTGAAGCTTTAACCGAAAGGGGTTTGGAGATAAGCAAAGAATTGAAGGAACCGATAAGGGCTTTTGCGAGACCTGGAGATCTGAAAGTGAGTGTTCTAAGTCCAAAAAAGGCAAAAGAGGAGCTTAGTTGGCACCCAGAGCATGACCTTCCTCTGGGACTGAGAAAGACCTTAACGTGGTATCTGGATGGTAAGGATTAA
- a CDS encoding ribonuclease Z, translating to MVRIKFLGTGTSYPTSKRVSSSCLIFVDEKKLLLDIGPGVLRRLTEMNIPLEEIDIVFLTHFHVDHSSDLPAFLFSSNYGMGPRKRPLFIIGGDGVKSFFSKLCKAYPWIKPKTYTLTILKLVNRSYEWNGILISTKRVNHNKESIAIRLDTSVSLVFTGDTDFSKNLIEISRGVDLLITECSFPRTKIKGHMNLETVKKVVCKAKPKEVILTHLYPEWDEIKCDKLAPFRLAEDGMEIVFGD from the coding sequence ATGGTAAGGATTAAATTTTTAGGAACGGGGACTTCTTATCCAACCTCCAAAAGGGTTTCATCCTCGTGCCTTATCTTCGTCGACGAGAAGAAGTTACTCCTCGATATCGGTCCTGGCGTACTTCGCAGGCTCACTGAGATGAATATCCCACTGGAGGAAATAGATATCGTTTTTCTCACACATTTCCATGTGGACCACTCTTCCGACCTTCCCGCATTTCTTTTCTCCTCCAATTATGGCATGGGACCCAGAAAAAGACCCCTTTTTATAATCGGTGGTGATGGCGTAAAGTCCTTTTTTTCAAAACTTTGTAAGGCTTATCCTTGGATTAAACCGAAAACCTATACCTTAACGATCTTAAAACTTGTCAACCGAAGTTATGAGTGGAACGGGATCTTAATAAGTACAAAGAGGGTAAACCACAATAAAGAAAGTATAGCCATCCGATTGGATACTTCTGTTTCTCTAGTATTTACCGGGGATACGGATTTTTCTAAGAACTTGATCGAAATTTCTAGAGGCGTTGATCTTCTCATTACCGAATGCTCTTTTCCTCGGACGAAGATTAAAGGCCATATGAACCTTGAAACAGTAAAAAAGGTAGTTTGTAAGGCAAAGCCTAAGGAAGTCATTTTGACACATCTCTACCCTGAATGGGATGAAATCAAATGTGACAAGCTTGCGCCTTTTAGACTCGCCGAAGATGGGATGGAGATAGTTTTTGGTGACTAG